The stretch of DNA gggtccttaggcttcacaggcaaatgccgtaacggctaagccatttccccaggacactttcttttggttttgttgtgaTAGGGGTGTACACGATCTTGTGAAAAACTGCCTTCACATAAGCTTTTGGAAAGACTTTATAAAGAAAgcaatgtcaggctggagagagagcttagtagtgaaggcgcttgcctgtgaagcctaaggacccacccgGGTTCGATCACCAAGTACCCGCGTggggcagatgcacagggtggtgcgtgagtctggagttccctcgtcatggctggagggcctggtgtgcccattctctctctccctctctcatgaataaatacacAAGGAAACAGGGGTAAACGTAACGGGTGGAGCACAACCATAACTCTCTCTGATCGGACGCCAGCACCTAAGCTAACACTCTGGGCTGTGTGACTTCTCCTCGGGTGACCAAGGGCAGGGGACAGAGAACTCCTGATGAGGCAGCTGCCTTGTCAGTGGCCGCCTGTTGCGCTTGATACCCAGTGGACCCATTGGTTGCTGATCCTAGGCTAGGCTTAGCTGCCTTATCTAATTCCCCATCCCCCATCCATTCATGCTCAAGTTACCAGTGCCACCCTTCGCTCTCCTGTCTCTGAAAGGTGCGCAGAGCCAAGGGGCAGAAAGCAAAGCAGACGGGAGAGCAAAATGGGGCCTGGCTCATCTCTCTAATGACTAAGGACGTCCAGACCCACTATGAGGACGGCCTCAGTATAGTGCCTGAGATCCAAGTACACAGCGCTTGCTGAAAGGTAATGCTGTCTGAAAAAAGTTCATCACTTACCGCAATTTCTTCATTTTGAAGTTGCCCCTCAGTGTGTGCCAAGTCTACAACACAAAGTTAGCAGAAATAAGGATCAAAACGTACGAgggtggagccaggtgtggtggcgcacgcctttcatcccagcacttgggaggcagagggaggaggatctccatgggttcgaggccactctgtgactacagagtgaattccaggtcagcatgggctagagacgGACCccacctcgagaaaccaaaataagtaaataaacaaatataaaaaattaaattaaattttaaaaaattgtgttcaGCAAAATGATTATCTGGTTAGCTATAAATTAAAACTAGATGTAAAGAATTACCAATGTCTGGGAGTTTGATGTTTGATTTAAGGGTGAACAATAAAACCACAAGCTACAGATTCCAGTGAGTATAAGCAAGACTATACAAAGGTGTATTATACTAAAGGAatacaaagcaaagaaatgagaaaatgtaGAAAACTCCTTTTGTGCATCAAGCTCCTCATACAGCCAAAGGTCTATGATTCAGAGGCATAACGTGTGAagtgatcttttctttttctttccttccttccttccttccttccttccttccttccttccttccttccttccttccttccttccctccctccctccctccctccctccctccctccctccctttctttctttctttctttctggctttctggctttctggctttctgaggtagggtctcgctctagcccaggctgacctggaatccactatgtagtctcagggtggccttgaactcacagcgatcctcctacatctgcctaccgagtgctgggattaaaggcgtgtgtgccaccacgcaaggctggttttctctttttttaaattttctatttgacagggagaaagggagaaagagaacgggcgtgccagggctctagccactgcacatgaactccagacgtgtgcgcccccttgcgcatctggcttacgtgggtcctggggaatcaaacctggatcttttggctttgcagacacataaatgccttaacagctaagccatcccttcagccctatttattcattttttaaaattatttttatttttatttatttatttgagagcgacagaaagaggcagagaaagagagagaatggatgcgccagggcgtccatccacagcaaacgaactccagatgcatgcgccccttgtgcatctggctaacgtgggtcctggggaatcgagcctcaaaccagtgtccttaggcttcacaggcaagcgcttaaccactaagccatctctccagccctatttattcatGTTTAATTCAGCTCATATTTATGGTTAAGTGGAACTTATGTTTCTTAAGCCAATTATCTCCTTCCTGCAATttgccctcctctttctctcccattcttggtgagctcattctctctccccttgcaaagaaatgaataaaaataaaataatgctttaATACCACAATACCTAGTCCTTATTAAGTTGTtccatgttgtagttaccttctttactttttttttttttttttaatttattgtttggtttctcaactaatgtctcactctagcccaggctgacctggaattcactatgtagtctcagtctggcctcaaactcacagcaattctatctctgcctcccgagtgctgggattaaaggtgtgcgccaccatttcCGGCGGCCTAAGGCATTTTATTTAGTTGGTTTAATCATGTATCATACCAAAATTAAGTGTCTTTTAATCTCAAACCATTTTCTTTCCCATATTCCCTgaccccttctttttaaaatttatttatttgagagacacagaaagaggcagaaagagagagagaatgagtgcaccagggcctctagccactgcaaactaactccagatgcacatgcatctggcttacatgggtactggggaaccaaaccttggtctttaggcatGGCacataagtaccttaaccagtaagccatccctgaaGCTCTCCTCTtacccccttaaaaaaaaaaaaaaaaaaaacttgggctggagagatggcttagcagttaagcgcttgcctgggaagcctaaggaccccggttcgaggctcgactccccaggacccatgttagccagatgcacaagggggcacacgcgtctggagtttgtttgcagtggctggaagccctggcacacccattctctctctctctctgcctttttctctctctctgttgctctcaaataaataaaaataaacaaaccaaaaaaaaatttaaaaaatactaaaaaaaaaaccctttatttttatttatttacttattttagagcgagagagagaaagaggcagagagagagagagagagaatgggcataccagggcctctggctactgcaaacgaattccagacgcatgtaccaccgtgtgcatctggcttacgtgggtcttggggaaccgaacctgggtcttttgggtttgcagacaaatgccttaaccactaagccatccctgcagctccTCTTACCccctgttttgagacaaggtcttgctatatataTAGCGCAAGCTGCCCTGTAACTCAAGATCCTGCTGCCTTAGGCTgccgagtgctagggttataggtgtgtgccaccatgtttctGCGGAATACGACATTCCAAGTTTTGTCATCTTGCTCCCTCATGCTTTATTTACCCATGTCCTTTCTCCTCTCTACTTCCGGTAAACTGAAAAGTAGAGGGAAAGGCTTCATACAGTCCGGGAACAGCACATCAAGAGTTTGGTGACCTCTGGCTTTCTTATTACTCACAACAATTTGAAAACCgtgtatgaggggctggagagatggcttagcagttaaggcactttgcctgtgaagcctaaggacccagggtcgattccccagatgccacatagagccaggtgcaccaggtggcGCTTGCGTCTGGggctctttgcagtggctggaggccctgggaagcccattctgtctttctctctgtttgcctctttctctctctcaaacaaaaaagtaaaaataaaatattaaaagcaattgaaaaagaagaaaaacagccttgatgacacatgcctttgatcccagcacttgggaggcagaggtaggaggatcgccatgagttcaaggccaccctgagactacacagtgaattccaggtcagcctgggctagagtgagaccctacctcgaaaaacaacaccagcaaaataataacattaaataaataaaaacctgtgCATGAGCTGGATTTCGGACTAGCAGGCATTACAATGACCTGGGTAGGCAGACATTTGCCAGTAtggatttatctttttttcttgggTTTCTCCCAAGATAAATCCTGCAGTGTCCCAGCAAGGGTGTCACTAACAGCAGGCACAGGCAGCAGGCTGAAGTCCTTGCTGTGCCATGGGGAGGTTTCCTGCCTCCCTCACTCTTTCCTGCACTTGGTCCTGTGCCCCGAGCCTGGGCCTTCACGTTCTTCGTCTCCCGGTGAGGGCGACGGTGAAGGGCTGACCTGGCTTCGCGAGGTGGTGGAGGCTACCTCGAGTCCAACCACTCTGAATACAGAGTTCAGCTGATCACGCCTGTCTCACTCGAACTTTCCATGGCATCTTCAAGTTCTAGACCTTCCTGGGGTTCAGTGAGACCAGGTGCTCGTTGGAACACTTGGGTTATAACCTGATGTCAAGCTACagtggtaatactctccctccagcATAAGACCTCATCTCAAGGCTTCCTTCACCTCCTAGGCTGAGGGGGGCTTCTCGCTCTTATCTTCTTAAGGAATGAAGAGGGATGAATGAAGGCTTTCTCGGAAGTCACGTTTGGACGTAAATAGAGGCTACCAATCCGATTGGTGATATTTAAATAACACCCTTAACCAGAAAGGAAAGATAAGAAACCAGTATCTGCTTGCTCATCAAATGCTAGctaccggctggagagatggcttagcggttaagcgcttgcctgtgaagcctaaggacctcgattcgaggcccgattccccaggacccacgtaagccagatgcacaagggggcgcacgcatctggagttcatttgcagtggctggaagccctggcgcacccattctctctctctctctctctctctctctctctctgcctctttgtccctctgtctgtcgctctcaaataaataaatacatacatacatacatatataaataaatgctaGCCACCAGCTCACAACAGCTTTAAGCGGTGTCATCTCTGTTCTTCTGATAAGGGCTCCACAAGTCAGAAAATTCAGTTAAAATgcttattattgggctggagagatggcttagcggttaagcgcttgcctgtgaagcctaaggaccccggttcgaggctcggttccccaggtcccacgttagccagatgcacaagggggtgcacgcgtctggagttcgtttgcagaggctggaagccctggcgcgccctttctctctctctccctctatctgtctttctctgtcgctctcaaataaataaataatttaaaaaaataaattattattaaattaagtGCTTATTGTTATATAACCTATGGTGAAGTAAACCATGAAAATGTGGGGGTTtcacttttgaaatatttatttatttatttatttgcaagacagggaaagagaaggagaggcagagggagggagcgatagtgagagagagagggagagaaagcgagagcaagagcgagcgagcaagcaaagtgccagggcctccagccactgcaaacaaactccagactcatgtgcccctttcacatctgtctttaagtggatcctggggaatcaaacccaggttatcaggctttgcatacaagtgcacttaaccaataagccatctcgcTAGCTTAAACGTGGGGTTTTCCCATGCCCTGTGTTACAAGAATCATCAAAGTCACCTTTTATTTACCAACATGGAGCTAGGCTGGCAGTTTAGTGTCAGAGGAACCCCTCACGGTTGGCAAAGTGCTGGTGACACAAGCGcataccctttttaaaaaatttagttttgtttatttttatttatttatttgagagcaatagacaaagaggcagagagagagagagaatgaatgggcgcgccaagacctccagccactgcaaacgaactccagacgcgtgcgcccccttgtgcatctggctaacgtgggtcctagggaattgagcctcaaaccggggtccttaggcttcacaggcaagtgtttaactgctaagccatctctccagcagcccctcatttttttgaggtaggatatcaccctagtccaagctgacctggaattcactatgaagtctcagggtggcctcgaactcatggtgatcctcctagctctgcctcccgagtgctgggattaaaggcgtgcgccaccacgcctgaccataccatttttttttttattattaacattttccatacctttttttttttttttaaaaaaaaaaagctaatttatttatttgagagacagagagagagaaagagacagacagacagaaagggcatgccagggcctccagccactacaaacgaacttgtgcatgtggtttacgtgggacctggggagttgaacctgggtcctttggctttgcagacaagcacttgaaCCACTAAGGACATCCCTCCATTCCAGTACTTACCTTTTTCGACCCACTGCTCAAAACCAAAGGGCTCTTTAGACATGGTCTTCTCAATCCTCAAGGTCCGCACTGACATTGTAAATAAACAGAACAAATTCAATGTTAATTTCCCAGTTCTTTCTGTAAGTCTTTTCCTAGCTGCCTGAGACTGTCAGGAAGTGGTGAGGTCAGGAATGCCATGTCCCAGAAGCTATTACTCTGTTCTTCCGTAAGCCCTGGGCTAACACTGACCTGACCATGCTTGTAACCAAAAAATACCAAGCAAGTAGTGCCTTTCTGAACGTGGTTATTATCTAGGGTTTGTGCATAGGCGTCACAACTCAGTGGCCTAAGTTGTGAGCCTTTATGCAAAACCTGCTGAGTCATGCTACTGTCGAACAGAAGGGTATTATCgttactggctttttttttttttttttttttttttttttttgaggtagggtctcactctagcccaggctgacctggaattcactgtctagtctcagggtggcctcgaactcacggcaatcctcctacctctgcctcccgagtgctgggatgaaaggcgtgtgctaccaggCCCAGCTCCATAATAAGATTGCTAGCCAAAGGCTTTCACAGAGTAAACTGCATGGCAATTATATGCCTTAAAAGGGCGTCAATGTTGCAGCCTCACAGAGGTTAACTGTGCTGAAGGCAGCTAACCCACAACCCCCACCCCGCCATTCCAATAAAAAGACTGGATTCTGTgcaataaagaaacaaaacaaaacaacaacaacaacaacaaaaacctagtaTTGGGCCAAAAGTTTACAGGTGCCCTTTACCTAAATGAAGGAATATTAAAAATTCACTGTGTGGTTTGCTTACCTAAGTAACTCTGGATCACAAGCTTTTCAATCTTTACATGTTTGTGAAAACAAATAATGAACTCCTGGGGAAACATTCCAGTGGTGGTCCAAAATGTTCCCGTGTCCCTATTGTTCATttcaaaggagaagaaaaattgccaaatataaaaatacagtCATTAAGATTCTATATAAGTAAAATTAATAAACTttgattatttaattaattaatttatttgagagagaatgggaacatcagggcctccagccacgaactgcaaacgaactccagacgcgtgcgcccccttgtgcatctggctaacgcgggtactggggaatcgagcctcgaatcaggatccctgggcttcacaggcaagtgcctaactgctaagccatctctccagcccttatctgtcttttgagactgagtctcaagctagcccaggctgacctggaatttactacgtagtcccaggctggccttgaactcacagcaatcctcctacctctgccttccaagtgctgggatcagagatatatgccatcacacctggcaagcccttttgtgagagagagagagagagagagagagagagtgtgtgtgtgtgtgtgtgtgtgtaggtttttgcacatgtgtacatgtgtggaggagAGAGGACAACCAGAAATGTTGTTCCTCAACACCATACACctttaaaaatgttgttttatacagaaagagagagtataggtgtgccagggcctcttgccactgcaaatgaactgcagacgcgtgcgtcactatgtggagaatcaaaccggttcgacaggctttgtaaggaagtgtctttaacctctgagctatctcgcCAGCTCTAccatgaaagagagacagacagacagacagacaaagtatgtgtgtgttttgagtctgggtctcattctagccaagtctgacctggaatttactggtctcaggctggcattgaactcacagttatcctcctacctccgacgcccaagtgctgggattaaaagcatgcaccaccatccatgacctcacagtgcctgacactacctacacaaggccatcatgagaggaggaaaaggtgatgacatcaaaataaaagagagactgattgagagggggaggggatatgatggagaatggaatttcaaaggggaaagtggggggagggagggcattaccatgggatattgtttataatcatggaaaatgttaataaaaattgagaaaaaaaaaaaaaacagaaaaaaaaagtggatgtttTAAAAACAGGGTTtcggggccaggcatggtggcgcacgcctttaatctcagcactcaggaggcagaggtaggaggatcgtggtgagttcaaggccaccctgagactacagagtgaactccaggtcagcctgggacagagtgaaaacctacctcagaaagcaaaataaataagtaataaattaaaacagGGTTTCTCCACTTTCTCTTGGAGTTAGAAGTCTTAGAATACTATTTATCTCTACCTAGCACAGGCTTTGGCCCCGGAACTAACGGCCTAGTGGCAACTGAAAAGCAGCGCAGAATGGGGAAGGCAGCGGAAGGGAGGCATTCAGCTCATCAAAGATGCTGCTTAGGTCAGCAAGCAACGGCAGTACGCTGGAAGTTACAGAGTCTGCATTTCTACTTGTAAGAACTATCTGGAATAAAACCAGAACCTGCCATTAACCTGCCTGCTGGCCATATAACGAAGCAGTcttctgggttgttttttttttttttaattaagaggatatttttacatattataaatatattttacttctttatttatttgagagagagaaagagagaaggagagaatgggcgcgccagggcctccagccactgcaagtgaactccagacgcgtgcgcccccttgtgcatctggcttaggtgggtcctggggaatcaaacctgggtcctttggctttgcaggcaaatgccttaaccactaagccatctctccagcccgttttctgGATTTTTGCATTAGTAactcactgaagaaaaaaaacaaacaaacctattGGCAGGTAAGCATGGTAcaatatgcctataatcctagtactccaGAAACTGAGACAGAAGGGGTTTaagacaagcctgggctacatggccagactctgttttttaaaactaaatatccacgggctggaaagatggctttgcagttaaggcgcttgcctgtgaagcctaaggacccatgttcaactgtccagatcccacgtcAGCCAAACACATGAAGTGATGCGAGcaagcaaggtcgcacatgcgtacaaggtggcgtatgcatatggagtttgagtgcagtaactagaggccctggcacacctaccctctccctctttccttctctccctcaaataaataaataaagaagacagaaaccctacattgaaaacaaacaaaaaaaaaaacaaacaaaacagggctggatggatggcttagtggttaaggcgcatgcctgaaaagcctaaggacccaggtttgattctccaggtcccacctaagccggatgcacaagggggcgcacacgcctggagttcacttgcagtggctggaggccctggcgcgcccattctctccttctctctttctctctctcaaataaataaagaagtaaaatatagACAGAGAAAAATATAGACAACTTTAAGGCTCACAAATGAATTTATATCAGAAATGACACCAAGGCTGGACCTAGTGGTGTGTGccttaatgtcagcactcaggacgcataggtagggaggatcaccatgagtccgtggccaccctgagactatacagtgaattccaggtcagtatgggctatagcgagaccctacctcaagaacacgccccctccaaaaaaaaagccataaatgACACCAAGAGCAGATAGTATGAAGTAATTTAATCCAACAAACACTTTTACCTTTAtgagttatttaaaattttttttttaattttttttttaattttaaagacagtGGTAGTGACAGAGGGGAcagaattgccatgccagggccttagccatggAAACtgacttttgccacctagtgggcatgtgcgaccttgcgcttgcctcacctttgtgcatctggcttacgtgggatttggagagtcggacacgggtcctttggctctgcaggcaagcaccccacctgctaagtcatctctccagcccacgcttTTACCTCTGCTAAGCAGTGTCAGCGGTTGTAAAACAACGGTCCCAAAGGATTCAGTGATTTAATCCTAAGACTTGGAGCAACAGGACTGCTTGACACTTACCCATCAATGATATTCTCAGGTGGATTCTTTTCATCACTTGAGGTAGCCAAAATCACTTCAGACCCTTCAGAGTTCAAACAGAGATCAACTTTTCTCATGCTTAAAGTGTTCAgcctaaaaatgaaaacaaaacatttatatatagtaatattatattatatagtatatattatatatatgtatatattactgtaacaaaaaaaaaagcaaagctgctgacagaaagctggaagaagccattctgcatgcagttcaatgggagaaatagaaatcaccagtgaagatactccacagtggacactgcaagccttacaattggccagcaaggccaaatgagccaaaaggtgcaatagtggcacgtctgtcatggtggaaaccaactgccctccaattggactggaggcccgctccatgggagggaatacatctctgatactgaaaacttacaacaggggtagtcatgagccctaggggtgtaacatctgctgatgtctggataagtgtatatactatgcttatcaaactacccagtagcacttctcttaatatttatacccttatatttatgctactctcactttgggtaatgaatcttctcttttcagatggcagtgaccttgggatgactcagaaggtatcatggtgctggaaagaagtaactggaatactgagtaacacctcgatcacaccttccaaggctcagggtccattgcggaagaggtggcggaaagaataagagccaaaggaagtgcaggactccttacaacgtgctcccccagacacaaaatggcctgtatatccatgacctcaccatgcctgatactacctatacaagatcatcataagaggaggaaaagatcatgacatcaaaataaaagagagactgattgagatgaggaggggatatgatggagaatggaatttcaaagtggaaagttgggggtggatggtattaccatggaatattttttataatcatggaaaatgttaataaaaattgagaaaaaaaaaaaaagcaaagctgggctggagagagggcttagtccttaggcatttgtct from Jaculus jaculus isolate mJacJac1 chromosome 21, mJacJac1.mat.Y.cur, whole genome shotgun sequence encodes:
- the Hspb11 gene encoding intraflagellar transport protein 25 homolog, which encodes MRKVDLCLNSEGSEVILATSSDEKNPPENIIDGDTGTFWTTTGMFPQEFIICFHKHVKIEKLVIQSYLVRTLRIEKTMSKEPFGFEQWVEKDLAHTEGQLQNEEIAHLEAEVHQKITLSLRPP